Proteins encoded within one genomic window of Deltaproteobacteria bacterium:
- the ftsA gene encoding cell division protein FtsA has translation MAKGRERIVVGLDVGTTKICVVVAAVDEKGWCEIIGIGTTPSKGLRKGVVINIDATVDSIKRAVEEAELMAGVPIQAVYAGIAGGHIKGFNSHGVVAVKTREVTKKDLERVIDAAQAVAMPLDREIIHTLTQEYIVDDQDGIIDPLGMSGVRLEAKVHIVTGAVTSAQNIIKSCNRAGLDVLDIVLEPLAAAGAVLTDEEKELGVALVDIGGGTTDLAIFGAGSIKQTAVLALGGINLTNDVAYGLRSPATEAEKIKKEYGCALTEMVGDDEEIEVLGVGGHRPKKVSRKFLAEIIEPRAEEFFELINREILKSGHNDRIASGIVLTGGTVIMSGMAELAEQVFNMPVRVGYPRDVGGLVDVVKSPMYATGVGLIKYGSTHGGEGGFGTNESRIFDKILAKMRDWLKDFI, from the coding sequence ATGGCCAAGGGTAGGGAACGCATTGTAGTAGGGCTGGATGTGGGGACCACGAAAATCTGTGTCGTCGTTGCTGCCGTGGATGAGAAGGGATGGTGCGAGATCATAGGGATCGGCACCACCCCGTCCAAAGGTCTTCGGAAAGGAGTGGTGATCAACATTGATGCCACCGTCGATTCCATTAAAAGGGCTGTTGAGGAGGCTGAACTCATGGCCGGGGTGCCGATCCAGGCGGTCTATGCCGGGATTGCGGGCGGTCATATTAAAGGATTCAACAGCCACGGGGTGGTGGCGGTCAAGACCAGGGAAGTTACCAAAAAAGACCTTGAGAGGGTTATCGACGCAGCCCAGGCGGTAGCCATGCCGCTGGATCGGGAGATCATCCACACCCTGACCCAGGAATACATAGTGGACGATCAGGACGGGATTATCGACCCCCTGGGGATGTCCGGTGTCCGCCTTGAGGCCAAGGTACATATTGTGACAGGCGCCGTAACGTCCGCACAAAACATTATCAAAAGCTGTAACCGCGCCGGTCTCGACGTCCTGGATATCGTCCTCGAACCTCTTGCCGCCGCAGGCGCGGTTCTCACTGATGAGGAGAAAGAACTTGGGGTCGCGCTTGTTGATATCGGAGGCGGAACCACTGACCTGGCAATCTTCGGCGCCGGCAGCATAAAGCAGACCGCCGTTCTCGCTCTGGGGGGTATCAACCTGACCAACGATGTTGCCTACGGTCTTAGAAGCCCGGCCACTGAAGCGGAAAAGATCAAGAAGGAGTATGGCTGTGCGCTCACCGAAATGGTCGGTGACGATGAGGAAATAGAGGTGTTGGGCGTTGGCGGTCATAGACCAAAGAAGGTTTCGAGAAAGTTCCTGGCGGAAATTATTGAACCGAGGGCGGAGGAGTTTTTCGAGCTTATAAACCGGGAAATACTCAAGTCGGGCCATAATGACCGCATAGCTTCCGGCATCGTCCTGACCGGGGGAACGGTAATCATGAGCGGCATGGCCGAACTGGCCGAACAGGTCTTCAATATGCCGGTCCGGGTTGGATATCCGCGGGATGTCGGTGGCCTGGTTGACGTGGTCAAAAGCCCCATGTATGCGACCGGGGTCGGGCTTATCAAATACGGATCCACCCACGGCGGAGAGGGGGGCTTTGGAACAAACGAATCGAGAATTTTCGACAAAATACTGGCAAAGATGAGGGACTGGTTAAAGGATTTCATCTGA
- the ftsZ gene encoding cell division protein FtsZ, translating into MFQFVEEGRDLQARIKVIGVGGGGGNAINNMIKSRLKNVDFIAANTDAQALKKSNASTKIQLGAEVTHGLGAGADPEIGLRSAQESKDLIHEAIQGVDMVFITAGMGGGTGTGAAPVVAGLAKDVGVLTVGVVTKPFEFEGRVRMKNAESGLEELRKNVDTLIVIPNDRIFSVIKHGALATEAFQIVDDVLHCAVKGISDLITKPGIINLDFADVKRVMEGKGRALMGTGIAQGDDRAPEAAQTAISSPLLEDNSIDGARGVLINITAGKGIGMQEIQSASAIVRSAVHEDAEIIFGWVEDDSMGEDLMVTVIATGFGQEHTRGLDSRRPSWGGADAQDTELPTFIRKTEPETPPEKARRPSISVIEEDEFEVPAFLRRQAD; encoded by the coding sequence ATGTTTCAGTTCGTAGAGGAAGGCAGGGACCTTCAGGCCCGGATCAAGGTCATAGGGGTCGGAGGAGGCGGTGGCAACGCCATTAACAACATGATTAAATCACGGTTGAAAAACGTTGACTTCATTGCCGCCAACACAGATGCGCAGGCACTGAAGAAATCCAACGCTTCCACGAAAATCCAGTTGGGGGCGGAGGTGACGCACGGCCTCGGCGCCGGGGCGGACCCCGAGATTGGATTACGTTCGGCGCAGGAGAGCAAGGATCTGATTCACGAGGCGATCCAGGGCGTTGACATGGTGTTCATCACCGCAGGCATGGGGGGTGGAACGGGCACCGGGGCCGCTCCGGTGGTCGCGGGACTGGCGAAGGATGTCGGGGTTCTCACCGTCGGGGTGGTGACCAAGCCATTCGAGTTCGAAGGCCGCGTGAGGATGAAGAACGCGGAAAGCGGGCTGGAAGAGCTGCGGAAAAACGTTGACACCCTTATCGTAATTCCCAACGATCGCATCTTCTCGGTTATCAAACATGGCGCCCTCGCCACGGAGGCTTTCCAGATCGTGGACGATGTTCTCCATTGCGCGGTCAAGGGTATATCCGATCTCATCACCAAGCCTGGAATCATTAACCTTGATTTCGCTGACGTGAAAAGGGTCATGGAAGGGAAAGGGCGGGCTCTCATGGGCACCGGGATCGCGCAGGGTGATGACCGGGCTCCCGAGGCTGCCCAGACGGCCATTTCCAGTCCTCTTCTGGAGGACAACAGCATCGATGGCGCCAGGGGTGTCCTTATCAATATCACCGCCGGTAAAGGCATCGGGATGCAGGAGATCCAGAGCGCTTCGGCCATTGTCCGGAGTGCGGTTCACGAGGACGCCGAGATTATTTTTGGATGGGTCGAGGATGATTCCATGGGTGAGGATCTCATGGTGACCGTTATAGCGACCGGTTTCGGGCAGGAACATACACGGGGGCTTGACTCCAGGCGACCTTCCTGGGGAGGTGCCGATGCCCAGGACACTGAATTACCGACTTTCATCAGAAAGACAGAGCCCGAAACCCCACCGGAAAAGGCCAGACGTCCGTCAATATCAGTCATTGAGGAGGATGAGTTTGAGGTCCCTGCGTTTTTAAGGCGCCAGGCGGATTAA